The Rhizobium leguminosarum DNA segment ACGACCTCATCGACGCCGTGCTGACAGCCGATGCCGACGATCTGTTGATGGTGGCACGCCGCGTCGAAGCGCTGACCGCGTTCATCACCTCCGAGGATGGCAAGAACCTGCTTGCCGGCACTAAGCGGGCGACGCAGCTGCTCGCCGCCGAGGAAAAGAAGGGCACCGTGATCGCCGATGGCGTTTCGCCGGCACTGCTGAAGCTCGACGCAGAAAAGGAGCTGTTTACGGCGATTTCAGGCGCATCGAAAGAAGCGGCTGATGCCGTCGCCGGGGAAGACTTCCGCTCGGCGATGGAGGCGCTTTCCAAGCTGCGCGGCCCGGTCGACCGCTTCTTCGAAGAGGTGCTCGTCAACGACGAGGACGCCGCCATCCGCGCCAACCGCCTCGCCTTGCTCCGGATGATCCGTGCGGCGACGGGAACGGTCGCGGATTTTTCGAAGATCTCGGGGTGAGAGCAGGGGTTCGGCTGTCCGGTTAGAGCCGAAATATGCCCCTCACCCTAACCCTCTCCCCGTAAACGGGGCGAGGGGACTTGCCCCGCGAGAGGTAGATGGGGACGGAGAGGTCGCGGCGTGTCCCCTTCGCCCCGCCTGCGGGGAGAAGGTGCCGGCAGGCGGATGAGGGGCTGCTCTCGCCGAGCAATTTCAATCATGCTGATAGGCGTCCAAAACGGCACGGCCGCCGGGGAACCGACGGCCGCTAAGAATTTGGTGATAAAACGCCTGTCGTCCCCGCGCCGTTTAAGCGGCGCGGCGACCCTGATGCACAACCGGCGCAGCACCACTGACGCGGAAGCCGCGGATCAGGTCGATCAGCTCGTCGGTGTCGGTGGCCAGCGTTTCCGCCGATGCCGTGGTCTCCTCGGCCATGGCAGCGTTCTGCTGGGTGGCCGCGTCGAGCTGGTTCATCGACGACGAGATCGAGCGCAGCGTGGTGTCCTGTTCGGAGGCGCTGTGGGCGATCTTGGCGACGATCTCGTTGGCAGCCTTGATCTGGTCGGAGATGCGCTTCAGCGCCTCGCCTGCCTCGCCGACCAGCCGGACGCCATGGTCGACCTGGCTGGAGGAGCGGGCGATCTGGTCCTTGATCTCCTTAGCCGCAGCGGCGGAACGCTGGGCAAGTTCGCGGACTTCCTGGGCGACGACCGCAAAACCCTTGCCGGATTCGCCGGCACGCGCCGCTTCGACGCCGGCATTCAGCGCCAGCAGGTTGGTCTGGAAGGCGATTTCGTCGATGACGCCGATGATCTTGGTGATCTCCGAGGACGATTTCTCGATGCCGCTCATCGCCTCGATCGCCTGGGTGACGATCGCATCGCTATGTGTCGCCTCGGTGCTGACCGAATGGACACGCTTGCTCGCCTCATGGGCGCCATCGGCCGTCTGGCGGACGGCGACGGTGAGTTCGTCAAGGGCTGCCGAAGTTTCCTCGAGGCTGGCAGCCTGGCGCTCGGTGCGCTGCGACAGTTCGTTGGAGGCGCGGCGGATCTCTTCCTTGCTGGTGCCGATATCGGTACCCTTGGCGCTGACCTTGGCCATGGCGGCTTCGAGATGCGACAGCGCATCGTTGAAGTTGTCGCGAAGGGCAGCATATTTCTGGCCGAGATCGGCGCAGCGGACGGTGAGATCGCCACGGGCAATCATCTCCAGCGCCTGGCCGATCGTCGTCACCACGCGGGCCTGGAGCGTCGCTTCGTCCTGCTGCTGGCGCAGGTTGTTCTCGCGCTCGTTTTCCAGCGCCAGCTGCTGAGCCGCCTCGCGATCCGCCATCGCATGGCGTTCCCGGATCTTTTCCTGCAGCGACTGCGTCGCCTTGGCCATCATCCCGACTTCGTTGTTCATGCCGGTATGCGGAATGGCGATGGAAACGTCCTCTTCGGCCACCGCCTTCAGGGCGGCATGGACGTTGTTGAGAGGGCCAGAAATGCCGCGGATGACGAGATAAGCGGCCGCAATAGCAAGGAAGAACAGTATGATGCTGCCGGACAGGGCGGTCAGGATCGTGCTGTTGATCTGGGCATCGAGATCCTCCATGTAGACGCCGGTGACGACGACGACCTTCCAAGGGTCGAAGGCCAGTGCGTAGGCCGTCTTACGAAAATCGCCCGCCGGCTGACCCGGTTTAGCCGTGGAATAATATTCGACGAGACCGCCGCCCTGCTGCCCGAGCCTGACCAGCTCTTCGCGATAGAGCTTGCCCTTGCTATCCGGCTGCCCCTTGTTGACCTGCCCGATTTTCGAGGCATCGAAGTGGAACATCATCTGGATGTCGTAGCTATAGCCGAAGAAATAGCCATCGGGATCGTATTTCATCGCATTGACGGTGGCGTAGGCCTGCTTCTGCGCGTCCTCGAGCGTCATTTCGCCCGCGGTGACCTTGGCCTGATAAAGCTTGAGAACAGAGACCGCCGACTGAACTTCGGAACGGAGCATGTCATAGCGCTCCTTGTAGATCGCATCGACGGAGGAGCGGATCTGCAGGGACGTGGCGATCGCAAAGGCGATCATCAGGCCGATGACCAGCAATATGAGCTGCTTTGATATTTTGAGATTTTTCATGAATCCTCGCAACGGGAATGGTGGGGCATTCCGGTGCGGTCTTCTACCGCTTGTGCGAGCGCGCCCAACAAGACGACGCGTCTACCGCTGCTAAAAACAACATGCTGCGACCGGTGCGTAACCTTTGAGGCTCATCCGATAAGAAAGCTTTAATTTTACTGTTTACGACGCGAATTCCCTAAAAATCTGGGGGTCGCTGACAAAGCAGAACCGCCGGACTTTCATCCGGCGGTCTGCCACGGCCGAAATCCGCGCCCATTTTCCGCATCATGTTCCAAAACAGGAATGCACCCTCGCTTCTCTTCGAGGGTGCATCCGGTCCACCGGTGGTGGAACCCAAGCGATCGAAACCTTGATCAGGCAGGGGCAGGGAACTTTTGTCTTTGCGCAATTGCGGACGTTAGAACCGAAATTGCTTTAAAAACGCATCTTGAATTCGGAAACGTTAAGCGTCGCCGGTTGTTCCGCCATGCCGGCGGCAACGGGCTTGGTGTCGCTGCCAATGACGGCTGCGGTCGTC contains these protein-coding regions:
- a CDS encoding methyl-accepting chemotaxis protein, with protein sequence MKNLKISKQLILLVIGLMIAFAIATSLQIRSSVDAIYKERYDMLRSEVQSAVSVLKLYQAKVTAGEMTLEDAQKQAYATVNAMKYDPDGYFFGYSYDIQMMFHFDASKIGQVNKGQPDSKGKLYREELVRLGQQGGGLVEYYSTAKPGQPAGDFRKTAYALAFDPWKVVVVTGVYMEDLDAQINSTILTALSGSIILFFLAIAAAYLVIRGISGPLNNVHAALKAVAEEDVSIAIPHTGMNNEVGMMAKATQSLQEKIRERHAMADREAAQQLALENERENNLRQQQDEATLQARVVTTIGQALEMIARGDLTVRCADLGQKYAALRDNFNDALSHLEAAMAKVSAKGTDIGTSKEEIRRASNELSQRTERQAASLEETSAALDELTVAVRQTADGAHEASKRVHSVSTEATHSDAIVTQAIEAMSGIEKSSSEITKIIGVIDEIAFQTNLLALNAGVEAARAGESGKGFAVVAQEVRELAQRSAAAAKEIKDQIARSSSQVDHGVRLVGEAGEALKRISDQIKAANEIVAKIAHSASEQDTTLRSISSSMNQLDAATQQNAAMAEETTASAETLATDTDELIDLIRGFRVSGAAPVVHQGRRAA